A genomic stretch from Flavobacterium nitratireducens includes:
- a CDS encoding c-type cytochrome: MKRVYKITLLLGITALVASCHNDKEPNYQYFPNMYESVGYETYSESKVFPGGKVGLLPAEGSINRGFEPYEYPNTTEGYELAKANLKSPLDSLDRNSDKGKELFDIYCISCHGATGNGKGKLVEREKFLGVPSYKDREITEGSIFHVETYGLNAMGSHANQLSAHERWLVADYVMKLRSQL, from the coding sequence ATGAAAAGGGTATATAAAATAACACTATTATTAGGCATAACTGCTTTAGTAGCATCATGTCATAATGATAAAGAGCCGAATTATCAGTACTTTCCAAATATGTATGAATCAGTAGGCTACGAAACTTATTCAGAGTCTAAAGTATTTCCTGGTGGTAAAGTAGGTTTACTTCCTGCAGAAGGAAGTATCAATAGAGGTTTTGAACCTTATGAATATCCTAATACAACAGAAGGATATGAATTAGCAAAAGCTAATTTAAAATCTCCTTTGGATTCTTTAGATAGAAATTCTGACAAAGGAAAAGAACTTTTCGATATCTATTGTATTAGTTGTCATGGTGCAACAGGTAACGGTAAAGGAAAATTAGTGGAAAGAGAAAAATTCCTTGGAGTTCCTAGTTATAAAGATAGAGAAATTACAGAAGGAAGTATTTTTCACGTAGAAACGTATGGTTTAAATGCGATGGGTTCTCATGCCAATCAATTAAGTGCTCATGAACGTTGGTTAGTTGCTGACTACGTTATGAAACTTAGAAGCCAATTATAA
- a CDS encoding quinol:cytochrome C oxidoreductase: MYTFSSKLKTFSIILMAVGILGIGYGFLNAPKDIHEVENILSASSHGGHGEAHHEEAKAALHDAHATTTHEAKSEVKENAEHEEHLNHILHQLQNKPWSALYVACIFFMLLTMGTLVFYAIQQVAVAGWSPVLFRVMQGITAYLPYGSAIFFVILVMCGLHFNHIFTWLGEGVTDPNSPNYDEIIAGKSGYLNFGFWIVRAAIFLIGWNLYRHYSRKNCLAQDESDDNTNYKKNFKLSAGFLVFFIVSESIMSWDWIMSVDPHWFSTLFGWYVFASFFVSGITMIAMVTLYLKSKGYLDYVNTSHIHDLAKFMFGISVFWTYLWFSQFMLIWYADIPEEITYFVTRINDYNLPFFGAVVMNFVFPLLILINTDFKRITWVIVMAGIVILLGHYIDFFNMIMPGTVGDQWFIGVPEISSVLFFLGLFIFTVFTALTKAPLLAKRNPYIEESKHFHY; the protein is encoded by the coding sequence ATGTATACATTTTCAAGTAAATTAAAAACTTTTTCTATAATCTTAATGGCCGTTGGTATATTAGGAATAGGTTATGGTTTTTTAAACGCACCTAAAGATATTCACGAAGTTGAGAATATCCTTTCTGCATCATCTCACGGTGGTCATGGTGAGGCTCATCACGAAGAAGCAAAAGCTGCTTTACACGATGCTCACGCAACAACAACTCATGAGGCTAAAAGTGAAGTAAAAGAGAATGCTGAACATGAAGAGCATTTAAATCATATTTTGCACCAATTGCAAAATAAACCTTGGTCAGCTTTATATGTAGCTTGTATTTTCTTTATGTTATTAACAATGGGAACTTTAGTTTTCTATGCTATTCAACAAGTTGCGGTAGCAGGATGGTCACCAGTGTTATTTAGAGTTATGCAAGGTATTACAGCTTATTTACCTTATGGTTCTGCTATTTTCTTTGTTATTTTAGTGATGTGTGGTCTTCATTTTAATCATATATTTACGTGGTTAGGTGAAGGTGTAACAGATCCTAATAGTCCTAATTATGATGAAATTATTGCTGGTAAATCAGGATATTTAAATTTTGGTTTCTGGATCGTAAGAGCGGCTATCTTCTTAATTGGATGGAACTTATACCGTCACTATTCTAGAAAAAACTGTTTGGCTCAAGATGAATCTGATGATAATACTAACTACAAAAAGAACTTTAAGTTATCTGCTGGATTCTTAGTTTTCTTTATCGTTTCTGAGTCTATCATGTCTTGGGACTGGATTATGTCTGTAGATCCTCACTGGTTCTCTACATTATTTGGATGGTATGTATTTGCAAGTTTCTTTGTGAGTGGTATTACTATGATTGCCATGGTTACTCTTTATTTAAAATCAAAAGGATATTTAGATTATGTAAATACAAGTCATATTCACGACTTAGCTAAATTTATGTTTGGTATCAGTGTATTCTGGACTTACTTATGGTTCTCTCAATTCATGTTGATTTGGTATGCTGATATTCCTGAAGAGATTACTTATTTCGTAACTAGAATTAATGATTACAACTTACCATTCTTTGGTGCTGTTGTTATGAACTTTGTTTTCCCATTATTAATTCTTATCAATACTGATTTCAAACGAATCACTTGGGTTATTGTAATGGCTGGTATCGTTATTTTATTAGGTCACTATATTGATTTCTTTAATATGATTATGCCTGGAACAGTTGGAGACCAATGGTTTATTGGTGTTCCAGAAATCTCATCAGTTCTTTTTTTCCTTGGGTTGTTTATTTTTACTGTATTTACAGCATTAACTAAAGCTCCATTATTAGCAAAAAGAAATCCTTATATCGAAGAAAGTAAACATTTTCATTATTAA
- a CDS encoding cytochrome c oxidase subunit II has product MTSLLVIIVLVLLAIALWQLTKIFDLTQVGVSSDSSQVANDKDNNLQGYLMFGFLAFLYIFTIYGLFKWGNLPLHTPASAHGGQVDNLMNITWVLIFVVQAITQLLLYYFSFKYKGRKDQKALYFADNNKLEAIWSIIPAVVLAGLILYGLYAWTNIMFIDEEEDTVVVELYAQQFKWTARIAGEDNVLGKANVRYIEGVNTLGVDLSDPNAQDDIVVTELHIPKGKKIHFKFRSQDVLHSAYFPHFRAQMNCVPGMVTEFAFTPIYTTAEYREMPEMIEKVAHINELRAKKSLDLVANGQPGLDPYTFDYLLLCNKICGASHYNMQMKVVVDTPEEYKKWLAQQTTLVNEVKASLDKPAEGEPAAEGDVKGNDTVAAAKVAMK; this is encoded by the coding sequence ATGACAAGTTTGTTGGTAATTATAGTTTTAGTTTTATTAGCTATTGCTTTATGGCAATTGACTAAAATATTCGACCTAACTCAAGTTGGTGTATCTTCAGATAGCTCTCAAGTAGCTAATGATAAAGACAACAACTTACAAGGGTATTTGATGTTCGGGTTTTTAGCATTCCTTTATATTTTTACAATTTATGGTTTGTTCAAGTGGGGTAATTTACCATTACACACTCCGGCTTCAGCTCATGGAGGTCAAGTAGATAATTTAATGAATATTACTTGGGTTTTAATTTTTGTGGTTCAAGCAATAACTCAACTTTTATTATATTATTTTTCTTTTAAGTATAAAGGTAGAAAAGATCAAAAAGCTTTATATTTTGCTGATAACAATAAATTAGAAGCGATATGGAGTATCATTCCTGCAGTAGTTTTAGCTGGATTAATTCTTTACGGATTGTATGCTTGGACAAATATTATGTTTATTGATGAGGAAGAAGATACTGTAGTGGTTGAATTATATGCTCAACAATTTAAATGGACTGCCAGAATTGCTGGAGAAGATAATGTTTTAGGTAAGGCTAATGTTAGATATATTGAAGGAGTAAATACTTTAGGAGTTGATTTATCTGATCCTAATGCTCAGGATGATATTGTTGTAACTGAACTTCATATCCCTAAAGGTAAAAAGATTCATTTTAAGTTCCGTTCTCAAGATGTATTGCACTCAGCTTATTTTCCTCACTTTAGAGCGCAAATGAACTGTGTTCCTGGAATGGTTACTGAGTTTGCTTTTACACCAATCTATACAACGGCTGAATACAGAGAGATGCCTGAAATGATTGAAAAAGTGGCTCATATTAATGAGTTAAGAGCTAAGAAAAGTTTAGATTTAGTTGCTAATGGGCAACCAGGTTTAGATCCTTATACTTTTGACTATTTGTTACTTTGTAATAAAATTTGTGGAGCCTCTCACTATAACATGCAAATGAAAGTTGTTGTAGATACTCCTGAAGAGTATAAAAAATGGTTAGCTCAACAAACTACTCTTGTTAATGAAGTTAAAGCTTCATTAGATAAACCTGCAGAAGGAGAACCAGCTGCAGAGGGAGATGTTAAAGGAAACGATACTGTAGCGGCTGCTAAAGTTGCTATGAAATAA
- a CDS encoding cytochrome c oxidase subunit I, with the protein MSAEGHDHAHDHEHEHHHKETFITKYIFSIDHKMIAKQYLITGIIMGIIGIVMSLLFRMQLAWPEESFKIFNVLLGDKFAPEGVMANDVYLALVTIHGTIMVFFVLTAGLSGTFSNLLIPLQIGARDMASGFMNMISYWLFFLSAVVMIISLFVESGPASAGWTIYPPLSALPQAIPGSGTGMTLWLVSMAIFIASSLMGSLNYIVTVINLRTKGMSMTRLPLTIWTFFITAIIGVLSFPVLLSAALLLIFDRSFGTSFFLSDIYIAGEVLHNQGGSPVLFEHLFWFLGHPEVYIVILPAMGLVSEIMATNSRKPIFGYRAMIMSVLAIAFLSTIVWGHHMFISGMNPFLGSVFTFTTLLIAIPSAVKAFNWITTLWKGNLQMNPAMLFSIGMVSTFITGGLTGIILGDSTLDINVHDTYFVVAHFHLVMGISALYGMFAGIYHWFPKMFGRMMNKNLGYIHFWITAVCAYGVFFPMHFIGLAGLPRRYYTNTNFPLFDDLQNVNVLITTFALVGAAFQLVFLYNFFSSIFYGKKAEQNPWRSTTLEWTTPVEHIHGNWPGEIPEVHRWAYDYSNPEHEDDFVPQTVPMKPGESVLHH; encoded by the coding sequence ATGTCAGCAGAAGGTCACGATCACGCTCACGATCACGAACACGAACACCACCATAAAGAGACATTCATTACTAAATATATCTTTAGTATTGATCATAAAATGATTGCTAAGCAATACCTTATTACAGGTATTATTATGGGGATTATTGGTATTGTCATGTCTTTACTTTTCAGAATGCAGTTAGCATGGCCAGAAGAATCTTTTAAAATATTCAATGTTTTATTAGGTGATAAATTTGCACCAGAAGGTGTAATGGCTAATGATGTTTATCTTGCATTAGTGACAATCCATGGTACTATCATGGTATTCTTTGTATTGACTGCTGGATTAAGTGGTACTTTTAGTAACCTACTTATTCCACTTCAAATTGGTGCTAGAGATATGGCTTCAGGATTTATGAATATGATTTCTTACTGGTTGTTTTTCTTATCAGCAGTAGTAATGATTATTTCTTTATTCGTTGAGTCAGGACCTGCATCAGCTGGATGGACAATTTATCCTCCTTTAAGTGCTTTACCACAAGCTATTCCTGGTTCAGGAACGGGTATGACTCTTTGGTTGGTATCTATGGCTATTTTCATCGCATCTTCATTAATGGGATCTTTGAACTACATTGTTACTGTAATCAACTTAAGAACTAAAGGAATGTCTATGACTAGACTTCCGCTTACTATCTGGACATTCTTTATTACTGCTATTATTGGGGTACTTTCTTTCCCAGTGTTATTATCTGCAGCTTTATTATTGATTTTCGATAGAAGTTTTGGTACTTCTTTCTTCTTGTCTGATATTTATATTGCTGGAGAAGTTTTACACAATCAAGGTGGATCACCAGTATTGTTTGAACACTTATTCTGGTTCTTAGGTCACCCTGAGGTATATATCGTAATCTTACCTGCAATGGGTCTTGTATCTGAAATTATGGCAACAAACTCTCGTAAGCCTATCTTTGGTTACAGAGCGATGATTATGTCAGTTCTTGCAATTGCGTTCCTTTCTACAATTGTATGGGGTCACCACATGTTTATTTCAGGTATGAATCCTTTCTTAGGTTCTGTATTTACTTTTACAACATTATTAATTGCAATTCCATCTGCTGTAAAAGCCTTCAACTGGATTACAACTTTATGGAAAGGAAATTTACAAATGAATCCTGCGATGTTGTTCTCTATCGGGATGGTTTCTACTTTCATCACTGGAGGTTTAACAGGAATCATTTTAGGAGATAGTACACTAGATATCAATGTTCACGATACTTACTTTGTTGTTGCTCACTTCCACTTAGTAATGGGTATCTCTGCACTTTATGGAATGTTTGCTGGTATTTACCACTGGTTCCCTAAAATGTTTGGAAGAATGATGAATAAAAACTTAGGTTATATTCACTTTTGGATTACTGCAGTTTGTGCTTATGGAGTTTTCTTCCCAATGCACTTTATCGGATTAGCAGGTTTACCAAGACGTTATTATACGAATACAAACTTTCCACTATTCGACGATTTGCAAAACGTGAATGTATTAATTACAACTTTTGCTTTAGTTGGAGCAGCTTTCCAATTAGTATTCTTGTATAATTTCTTTAGTAGTATTTTCTACGGTAAGAAAGCAGAGCAAAATCCATGGAGATCTACTACATTAGAGTGGACAACTCCTGTAGAGCATATTCATGGTAACTGGCCAGGTGAAATTCCTGAAGTTCACCGTTGGGCTTATGATTATAGTAACCCAGAGCACGAGGATGATTTCGTACCTCAAACGGTTCCAATGAAACCAGGTGAATCAGTTTTACACCACTAA
- the ruvB gene encoding Holliday junction branch migration DNA helicase RuvB: MNENLDPTTRGYNSEELDLDKRLRPLSFDDFAGQDQVLENLKVFVAAANQRSEALDHTLFHGPPGLGKTTLANILANELGVGIKITSGPVLDKPGDLAGLLTNLDERDVLFIDEIHRLSPIVEEYLYSAMEDFKIDIMIESGPNARTVQINLNPFTLIGATTRSGLLTAPMRARFGIQSRLQYYTVELLSTIIQRSASILKMPITMEAAIEIAGRSRGTPRIANALLRRVRDFAQIKGNGTIDIEISKYALQALNVDAHGLDEMDNKILNTIIDKFKGGPVGLTTLATAVSESSETIEEVYEPFLIQEGFIMRTPRGREVTEKAYKHLGKVRTNIQGGLF; the protein is encoded by the coding sequence ATGAATGAAAATTTAGACCCAACAACGCGAGGATATAATTCCGAAGAGCTTGATCTTGATAAAAGATTAAGACCTCTCAGTTTTGATGATTTTGCTGGTCAAGATCAGGTTTTGGAAAATTTAAAAGTATTTGTTGCAGCAGCTAATCAGCGTAGTGAAGCTTTAGATCATACTTTGTTTCATGGTCCTCCAGGTTTAGGTAAAACTACTTTGGCTAATATTTTAGCAAATGAATTAGGTGTAGGTATTAAGATAACTTCGGGGCCAGTATTAGATAAACCAGGGGATTTAGCAGGGTTATTAACTAATCTTGATGAAAGAGATGTTTTGTTTATAGATGAAATTCATCGTTTGAGTCCTATCGTTGAAGAATATTTGTATTCGGCTATGGAGGATTTCAAAATTGATATTATGATTGAATCAGGACCCAATGCAAGAACGGTTCAGATTAATCTAAATCCTTTTACATTAATTGGAGCTACAACACGTTCTGGACTTTTAACTGCTCCCATGCGCGCCCGATTTGGGATTCAATCTAGGTTGCAATATTATACGGTTGAATTATTGTCGACTATTATTCAGCGTAGTGCTTCTATTTTGAAAATGCCAATTACAATGGAAGCTGCAATAGAAATTGCAGGAAGAAGTAGAGGGACTCCAAGGATAGCCAATGCGCTTTTACGAAGAGTTCGAGATTTTGCTCAAATAAAAGGGAATGGTACTATTGATATTGAAATATCAAAATATGCTTTACAAGCATTGAATGTAGATGCTCATGGTTTAGATGAAATGGACAACAAGATACTCAATACTATTATTGATAAGTTTAAAGGTGGTCCTGTTGGTCTTACTACCTTGGCTACTGCTGTATCTGAAAGTAGTGAAACCATAGAAGAAGTGTATGAACCTTTTTTAATCCAAGAAGGTTTTATTATGCGTACTCCACGTGGACGAGAAGTTACCGAAAAGGCTTATAAGCATTTAGGAAAAGTAAGAACCAATATTCAGGGAGGACTTTTCTAA
- the queG gene encoding tRNA epoxyqueuosine(34) reductase QueG, whose translation MIDNKSKYSQFIKSEAKRLGFLSCGISKAGFLEEEAPRLENWLNKNLNGQMSYMENNFDKRLNPILLVDDAKSVVSLLLNYYPDKEQVLDSYKISKYAYGKDYHFVIKEKLKELLFSIQENIGEVSGRVFVDSAPVLDKAWAAKSGLGWIGKNSNLLTQKVGSFYFIAELIIDLDLEYDHPTTNHCGSCTACIDACPTQAIIAPYIVDGSKCISYFTIELKDNIPIEMKGQFDDWAFGCDTCQDVCPWNRFAKSHNEPLFDSNPTLLTMTKQDWEEMTEETFKIVFKDSPVKRTKYQGLMRNIKFLR comes from the coding sequence ATCATCGACAATAAATCAAAATATTCACAATTTATCAAATCCGAAGCCAAACGCCTCGGATTTTTGTCTTGTGGTATATCTAAGGCTGGTTTTTTAGAAGAAGAAGCTCCTCGATTAGAAAATTGGTTGAATAAAAACCTCAATGGGCAGATGAGTTACATGGAGAATAATTTTGATAAACGACTCAATCCTATTTTGCTTGTTGATGATGCAAAAAGTGTGGTTTCTCTTTTACTCAATTATTATCCCGATAAAGAACAGGTTTTAGATTCGTACAAGATTTCTAAATATGCTTACGGTAAAGATTATCATTTTGTGATCAAAGAGAAATTAAAGGAGTTGCTGTTCTCTATTCAGGAAAATATCGGAGAGGTTTCTGGTCGGGTTTTTGTTGATTCTGCACCTGTTTTAGATAAGGCCTGGGCTGCTAAAAGTGGTTTGGGCTGGATAGGGAAGAACAGTAATTTATTGACTCAAAAAGTAGGCTCATTTTACTTTATAGCCGAATTAATTATCGACCTTGATTTAGAATACGATCATCCTACAACGAATCATTGTGGAAGCTGTACTGCCTGTATCGATGCTTGTCCTACACAAGCTATTATTGCCCCTTATATTGTTGATGGTAGTAAATGTATTTCTTATTTTACAATTGAGCTTAAAGATAATATTCCTATAGAAATGAAAGGTCAATTTGATGATTGGGCTTTTGGTTGTGATACCTGTCAGGATGTTTGCCCATGGAATCGTTTTGCCAAAAGTCATAATGAACCACTTTTTGATTCCAATCCTACTTTACTTACCATGACTAAACAGGATTGGGAAGAAATGACTGAGGAAACTTTTAAAATTGTTTTTAAAGATTCTCCAGTCAAAAGAACAAAGTATCAGGGATTAATGAGAAATATTAAGTTTTTACGCTAA
- a CDS encoding LacI family DNA-binding transcriptional regulator, with the protein MNNITLKEIAEKLGISITTVSKALKNYPDVSEKTRKAVIDLAQELHYTPNSFAVNLRTKESKTIGLIIPEVMHHFFSNIINSIIEEAEKNGYLVIILQSNESIELEIKQVELLINKRVDGILISLSNESNYNEHLQNIINRKIPLVMFDKIAKLANCSKVIINDQKAAMNAVQHLIDQGCKKIAHIRGPENPQNAIDRFIGYKKALEKNNITFDPNLVYTCKNVTFEEGIEFAKQIINEHPDVDGIFVITDLVAVGLLSHFNEIGIKVPQQIAVIGFSNWFISQVFTPKISTVDQPSHEMGTVAIKLLLEEINSNKDKIPFSPKTIELDTNLIVRESSKRV; encoded by the coding sequence ATGAATAATATAACTCTTAAAGAAATAGCAGAAAAATTAGGTATTTCAATAACAACAGTTTCTAAGGCACTTAAAAATTATCCCGATGTAAGTGAAAAAACAAGAAAAGCTGTTATTGATTTAGCCCAAGAACTACATTATACTCCCAACAGTTTTGCAGTTAATTTAAGAACAAAAGAATCTAAAACTATTGGACTTATAATTCCAGAAGTAATGCATCATTTTTTTTCGAATATAATTAATTCAATTATTGAAGAAGCTGAAAAAAATGGTTACTTAGTAATTATCCTTCAGTCAAATGAATCTATAGAATTAGAAATCAAACAAGTAGAATTACTTATCAACAAGAGAGTTGATGGTATATTGATATCGCTATCAAATGAATCCAATTACAATGAACATCTACAAAATATTATTAATAGAAAAATTCCTTTAGTAATGTTCGACAAAATAGCAAAATTAGCAAACTGCTCTAAAGTTATCATAAATGACCAAAAAGCTGCTATGAATGCTGTCCAACATTTAATAGACCAAGGATGTAAAAAAATTGCGCATATACGTGGTCCAGAAAATCCTCAAAATGCTATAGATCGATTTATAGGTTACAAAAAAGCCTTAGAAAAAAACAATATCACTTTTGACCCAAATCTTGTTTACACCTGTAAAAATGTAACTTTTGAAGAAGGAATTGAATTTGCCAAACAAATTATTAATGAACATCCAGATGTTGATGGGATATTTGTTATAACTGATTTAGTAGCAGTAGGATTGCTTTCTCATTTTAATGAAATAGGTATCAAAGTACCGCAACAAATAGCGGTAATAGGTTTCAGTAATTGGTTCATCTCACAGGTTTTTACTCCAAAAATAAGTACAGTAGATCAACCAAGTCATGAAATGGGAACCGTTGCGATCAAATTACTTTTGGAGGAAATAAACAGCAATAAAGATAAAATACCTTTTTCTCCAAAAACCATAGAATTAGATACAAATCTAATAGTCAGAGAATCATCGAAAAGAGTCTAA
- a CDS encoding LacI family DNA-binding transcriptional regulator, with product MNNTTLKEIAEQLGISIATVSKSLKNYPDVSEKTKQAVIELASQLNYTPNSFAVNLRTKESKTIGLIIPTIVHHFFSNVIKGILEEAEKRDYLVIILQSDENFELEKKQIKLLINKRVDGIIISLSNGTGDFFHLNEILSQKIPLVLFDKIAKIVECSKVMINDQKAAYDAVDYLIKKGYKKIAHFRGAYIPQNSIDRFLGYKKALEDNQIEYNPSLVYDCDNNNDFEDGYENAKKLIIENPEVDAIFAVTDLVAIGIIKYFNEIGISIPNQIAVLGFSNWFISNVISPTLTTIDQPGFEMGKKSAEILFNEIDLKRNNLPVSFQSIEIETKLIIREST from the coding sequence ATGAACAATACTACTCTCAAAGAAATCGCTGAACAATTAGGAATTTCGATTGCGACAGTATCTAAATCATTAAAAAACTATCCAGATGTAAGTGAAAAAACTAAACAGGCTGTTATTGAATTAGCTAGTCAATTAAATTACACGCCTAATAGCTTTGCTGTTAACTTAAGAACGAAAGAATCAAAAACTATCGGGCTAATTATTCCTACAATTGTACATCATTTCTTTTCTAATGTAATTAAAGGAATTTTAGAAGAAGCAGAAAAAAGAGATTATTTGGTTATCATATTACAGTCTGATGAAAATTTTGAATTAGAAAAAAAACAAATTAAACTACTCATAAACAAAAGAGTAGACGGAATTATTATCTCACTATCCAATGGAACAGGTGATTTTTTTCATTTAAATGAAATTCTTTCACAAAAAATTCCCTTGGTGCTTTTTGACAAAATTGCAAAAATTGTCGAATGCTCGAAAGTAATGATTAATGATCAAAAAGCAGCCTATGATGCTGTAGATTATTTAATTAAAAAAGGATACAAAAAAATCGCTCATTTTAGAGGAGCCTACATCCCTCAAAATTCAATTGATCGCTTTTTAGGTTATAAAAAAGCACTAGAAGATAATCAAATTGAGTATAACCCTTCATTAGTCTATGATTGTGATAACAACAATGATTTTGAGGATGGATATGAAAATGCTAAAAAATTGATTATTGAAAATCCTGAAGTAGATGCCATTTTTGCTGTAACAGATCTAGTTGCCATAGGAATAATAAAATATTTTAATGAAATAGGTATTTCAATCCCCAATCAAATTGCAGTTTTAGGCTTCAGCAATTGGTTTATTTCAAATGTCATTTCACCTACTTTAACTACTATTGATCAACCAGGATTTGAAATGGGAAAAAAATCAGCAGAAATATTATTTAATGAAATTGATTTAAAAAGAAATAATCTACCTGTATCTTTTCAGTCGATTGAGATTGAAACAAAATTAATTATAAGAGAATCAACATAA
- a CDS encoding glycoside hydrolase family 13 protein, with protein sequence MLSGLGLKAQVKNHATDKKWWKEAVIYQIYPRSFNDSDGDGIGDLKGIISKLDYLKSLGINAIWLNPIYESPNDDNGYDISNYREIMKDFGTMEDFDLLLKGMHERGIKLIMDLVVNHSSDEHEWFKQASSSRDNPYRDYYHWWPAEKGKPPYRWSFFDVNSDAWKYDAKTDSYYLHYFSRKQPDLNWENPKLRQEIYDIMRFWLDKGIDGFRMDAFQYISKDTSWPVLPEGYQKEVQKYYGEGPHLHDYIQEMNREVLSKYPNVMTVAEGAGSSPEDAMRFVDPERKELNIAYHFESVDIGKHIREFGLNKYKKIFSRYDEYFKDKGWLSIFMANHDQPRMVSKFGNDTPEFRTISSKMLSTFVMTMRGTSFYYYGDEIGMKNIRFDSIEDYNDVDTRNKYLGLKEKGGDLKAFLEEQKQTSRENGRTPMQWNSDKNGGFTTEKPWLKVNPDYTSVNVEAQENDPNSILNYFRKLVELRKNEPTLVYGTYTLLDKENPNVFAYLRELNGKRIVVLLNFTANNSVFDINISTKGSKIILDNYNNTKEISKNTLRPYEAAIIELK encoded by the coding sequence ATGCTATCTGGTTTAGGTTTAAAGGCTCAAGTTAAAAATCATGCCACTGATAAAAAATGGTGGAAAGAAGCTGTAATCTATCAAATTTATCCTAGAAGTTTTAATGATAGTGACGGAGATGGTATTGGGGATCTGAAAGGAATTATCTCAAAATTGGATTATCTAAAAAGCTTAGGTATTAATGCTATATGGCTAAACCCAATATACGAATCACCAAATGATGACAATGGTTATGATATTAGTAACTATCGTGAAATCATGAAAGATTTTGGAACGATGGAAGATTTTGATCTTTTACTAAAAGGAATGCATGAACGTGGCATAAAACTAATAATGGATTTAGTGGTAAATCACAGTAGTGATGAGCACGAATGGTTTAAACAAGCCAGCAGTTCCAGAGACAATCCTTATAGAGATTATTACCACTGGTGGCCTGCTGAAAAAGGTAAACCACCTTACAGATGGAGTTTCTTTGATGTAAATAGTGATGCATGGAAATACGATGCTAAAACAGATTCGTACTATCTTCACTATTTTTCCAGAAAACAACCTGATTTGAATTGGGAAAACCCGAAACTAAGACAGGAAATTTATGATATTATGCGTTTTTGGTTAGATAAAGGTATAGATGGGTTCCGTATGGATGCATTTCAATATATTTCAAAAGACACATCCTGGCCCGTATTGCCTGAAGGTTATCAAAAAGAGGTTCAAAAATATTACGGTGAAGGCCCTCATTTACATGATTATATACAAGAAATGAATCGTGAGGTATTGAGCAAATATCCAAATGTAATGACCGTTGCTGAAGGAGCTGGTAGCTCTCCTGAGGATGCAATGCGTTTTGTTGATCCAGAGCGAAAAGAACTTAACATCGCATACCATTTTGAAAGTGTAGATATAGGGAAACATATTAGAGAATTTGGTTTGAATAAATACAAAAAAATATTCTCAAGATATGATGAATACTTCAAAGACAAAGGGTGGCTATCTATTTTCATGGCTAATCATGACCAACCACGTATGGTTAGTAAATTTGGAAACGACACTCCAGAATTCAGAACTATTTCCTCAAAAATGCTTTCTACTTTTGTGATGACCATGAGGGGAACTTCTTTTTATTATTACGGTGATGAAATTGGAATGAAAAACATTCGTTTCGATTCTATCGAGGATTATAATGATGTTGATACCCGAAACAAATATCTTGGATTAAAAGAAAAAGGCGGTGATCTAAAAGCATTCTTAGAAGAACAAAAACAAACTTCAAGAGAAAATGGACGCACACCAATGCAATGGAATTCAGATAAAAATGGAGGATTCACTACTGAAAAACCTTGGCTAAAAGTAAACCCTGATTACACTAGTGTTAATGTTGAAGCTCAAGAAAACGATCCGAATTCAATTTTAAATTATTTTAGGAAACTAGTTGAATTACGAAAAAATGAACCTACTTTGGTTTATGGTACTTATACTTTATTAGACAAAGAAAATCCAAATGTATTTGCTTACCTAAGAGAGTTAAACGGAAAAAGAATAGTAGTGTTATTGAATTTCACAGCAAACAATAGCGTTTTTGATATTAATATTTCAACAAAAGGATCTAAAATCATACTAGATAATTACAACAATACAAAAGAAATAAGTAAGAATACATTAAGACCTTATGAAGCTGCAATTATAGAACTTAAGTAA